In the Sinomonas cyclohexanicum genome, CACGGGGCGCCGCTGCTCGTCCTAAGCTGGCTACGTGGATCCTCTCGTCGTCGGCATCGTGGCGGGCCTCATCGGCCTGTCGTTCGGCGCCTTCGGCGTGCTCGCCTTCCGTGCCAGCCAGCGCCAGCGGCGCCTGCTCGAAGGCCCGGTGGGCGAGCCGAGCCTGCCCGCCGGCGCCACGGACGTCCTGTCCGTGCTCGGCAAGGCATTCGTTGTGGTCGATGCGATCGACGGCGTGGTGCGCGCGAGCCCGGCCGCCTACGCCTATGGGCTCGTGCGGGGCCATACCGTGGTGCACACGGAGCTGCTGGCCATGACCGCGAAGGTGCGCGGCAACGGCGTCATCCTCGAGAAGCAGCTCGAGCTGCCCCGCGGACCGCTCGGGCAGGGGACCATCATCGTCAACGTCCGGGCCGCCGTCCTCGGGGACGAGTACATCCTGCTCCTCGCCGACGACCGCACCGAGATCACCCGCACCGAGCGCATCCGCAACGACTTCGTGGCGAACGTGTCCCACGAGCTCAAGACCCCGGTCGGGGCCATCTCGCTCCTCGCGGAGGCCCTTGAGGCGAGCCCTGAGGACGAGGCGGCCGTGCGGCGCTTCGCCGCGCGCATGCGCAAGGAGGCGAGCCGTCTGGCGGCCCTCGTCCAGGACATCATCGAAC is a window encoding:
- a CDS encoding sensor histidine kinase; translation: MDPLVVGIVAGLIGLSFGAFGVLAFRASQRQRRLLEGPVGEPSLPAGATDVLSVLGKAFVVVDAIDGVVRASPAAYAYGLVRGHTVVHTELLAMTAKVRGNGVILEKQLELPRGPLGQGTIIVNVRAAVLGDEYILLLADDRTEITRTERIRNDFVANVSHELKTPVGAISLLAEALEASPEDEAAVRRFAARMRKEASRLAALVQDIIELSRLQGADIVHMGRAVDLNEVVADAVDRSRLAAEAKSIEVRVGGHVEVPVFGDADLLTNALRNLIDNAIRYSPAHTKVGIGLKHKDGLVSVSVTDQGEGMTPEDQGRVFERFYRVDAARSRRTGGTGLGLSIVKHVVENHGGEVTLWSQPGKGSTFTVRLPEMEEDPEGNGPDGQNQHDRTAGRPPEQGAFP